AGCACGAGAAGTACCGCGTCTACCCGCCCTCCGGCGGCATCGGCGCGGTCCGGCGCGGGACCTGGGAACCGCGGATGCGACGCTACACGGAGCGCGTCGTCGAGATGCTCGGCTGGACGGGACCGCTCCACGTCGAGTGGATGAAGACGGCCGACGGGGACTTCTACCTCCTCGAAGTGAACGGACGGTACTGGGGGTCGCTCGCGCTGACCATCAACAGCGGCGTCGACGTGCCGTGGTACCACCTCCAGCAACTCCGCGGCGAGACGCCCGAGATACCGCCAGACGTCGGCTATCGCACCGACGTCCGCCAGCGAAAGCTGTTCTACACGGACCTGCTCTGGCTCCGGGAGAACTTCCGGGAGGGGCGCTACTCGGCGCTCTTCCCCTTCCTTGCTTCCTTCTTCACGACCCGCGAGGAGTTCCTGTCGCTCTCCGACCCGCTCCCCCTGCTGGGCGTCCTGCCGCGAACGCGGAACGTGCTGGGCGGCGGGAGCGTCCGCTGAGGTCGGATGGCCACGTCTCGACTCCCGCCGTGGCCCGTTCGGCCGAGAAGCGAGTCGATAACCGTCGGTTCAGCCCGCCGGAGAGCGCCGTCTCCGACCCCGGTACGGGTAACCGCTCCGCTACCGACGCCGACTCCACGACGCTACGGGGGACGATTGCTCCACGGGCCGCCGCCGAGCAGGAAACGATGTACCTCTCTACCGTGACTATCTAAAAAGAGAGATTAACAATCTGTCAGTAGATTCATCCATACCGTATGCAACGCGAGCGGTCATCTCGTGGGGGGAGCGACGACACCAGCCCCAGCTGGGGGAACTGGTCGACGAGTCGGGCGGTTGCGTGGACGCTGGTCGGCAGCGTCCTCGTCCTCGCGCTCGCCGGGTTCGCCACCGGCGTCCTGGTGATGCCCGGTGGGGCCGACGGCGGGGGCGTGGGCGACGCCAGCGGCCCGACCGGTGGCGGGGTGGTCGGTGACGTGACGACCACCGCACCGACGACCGACGGGTCTCGGTCCGGCGGCGGGGCCGCGGGCGACGGGACCGACGGCGGCGCGGCGACCGAGTCGCCCGCGACGACCGCCGAGGAGCCGAAGACCTGGACCGAGTACGACGGTATCGTCGTCTTCCGGAACGACGACATCCAGCCGTACTACCGGAGCGAGACGATGCGCGCCGTCGACCAGACGTTCGTCGACGAGGGCGTCCCCGTCACCCTCGGGGTCATCCCGCAGGTGAACGGCGAACACAGCATCACCGAGAGCGACGTCTGCACGTACCTCCGCGAGCGAGCGCGCGAGAACCCCGACATCTTCGAGTTCTCGCTCCACGGCTACACGCACGAGAAACGTACCGACTTCCACGGCGGGAGCGAGTTCGGCGGCCTCGACCCGACGACGCAGCGCGAGTTCGTCGAGGACGGCACGCGGACGCTGACCGACTGCGTCGGCGAGCGGCCGACGACGTTCGTCCCGCCGATGGACTCCTACGACGAGGCGACGGTCGACGCCCTCAGCGCGGAAGGTTACACCACCGTCTCCGGCGCAGGCTGGTTCACCGCCGACTACTACGGCACCTCGGAGGTGTTCCAGCAGGGCGGCCTCGTCCACGTCCCCAACGACGGCGGGTTCGTCGCCAACTGGACGACCGGGGAGTTCCACGACCCCGCGACGCTCGAACAGCGCTTCGACTGGGCCATCGAGGACGAGGGGCTCTACGTGCAGATGCTCCACTACCAGGACTTCGACACGCCCGAGCGCCTCGAACAGCTCCGCGAGTTCCTCCAGTACGTGAAGGGCTACGGCGACGTCCGCTTCATGACGGTCGGCGAACTCGGCCAGCACGTCGCCGACGGGACGGCCCGACAGACCGACGACGGCTGGGAAGTGTACGAGTGAGCAGCCGCGGTCGACCCTCGCTGCGATAGCCAGTCTCTCTTCTCGACCCCGAATCGACCCCGACCCGAAGCCGTGAGCGGACGCGCTCGCCCGCGGCTCCGGGTCCGGGAGCGGCTGATGCGCCACCTCGCTCCGCTGGTCCACCGAAGACCCCGCGACCCCCGGAGACACCACACAACACTACCGAAGAGGGTTATCCCCGTCGGAGACCTACTCCTTCGGATGGCGACGATACGGACGAATGGCGTCGAGACGTACTACGAGCGACGGGGGAGCGGCCCCGCCGTCGTCTTCGTCCACGGGGCGATCGTCGACGCCCGTCAGTGGGCACCGCAACTCGACGCGCTGAGCGACGAGTACACGACCGTCGCGTACGACGTCCGGGGACACGGTCGGACCGGTGGCTCCCCTCGAAACTCGTACTCCATCGACCTGTTCGCCGACGACCTGGCGGCGCTCGTCGACGGGCTGGGACTCGACCGACCCGTCGTCTGTGGGCTCTCGATGGGCGGCTGTATCGCCCAGGCGTACGCGACGCGATACCCCGAGGCGCTATCGGGCCTCGTCCTCGCGGACACGTTCACGCCCGAGGTGCTCTCCCGTGGCGACTGGCTCCAGCGGTCCGTCGCGTTGCGGGCCACCGTCCCGCCGGTCCGGCTGCTGGGCTACGAGCGCGTCGAGCGGGCGATGGTGTGGCTCCAGGAACGGTTCCAGCGGGGCGTCAGCGGCGACTACGAGAACGTCCGGCGACTCCGTGACGAGGGACCGACGATGACGGCCGACGAGTTCGCGAAGGTCGTCCGCGCCGTCGCGTCGTTCGACGAGGCCGTCGTCGACCTCCGTGCCATCACCGTACCGACGCTAGTCCTGTACGGCGAGAACGAGACGGCGACCGTCCGGCAGCACGCCGAGCGACTGGGCGAGGAACTCCCGGACGTCCGCGTTCGAGTAGTTCCGGAGGCGGGCCACGTGTCGAACCTCGACGCACCCGACTTCTTCACCGACGCGTTGCGAGCGTTCCTCGCGGGGGACGTCCGCTCGAACGACCACCCGAACGAGAACGAGGAGGGCCAGCGTGACGAGACCGACGGAGAAGCGGTGGAGGGTGAAACCGCGACCGGCGCGGGCGGAGACGAGTAGCGCGAGGACTGAACGGTGAGAAGCGGCGGAGTCAGCGACGGTGCGAATCGGGCCAGCGTCGTCGGGTACGGGACTCAGGCGCGGTCGGCGGTCTGGTCCTGTGCCATGCGCTTCACGCTCGCCCAGTCCCGGTCGGTGTCAGAGAGCGTGTAGACGGCGCTCATCGCGATGACCACCGCCTGGAACAGCGGGTAGGCGACGACCAGCGGGAGGGCGTACGGGACGAGGCGGAGGCTCTCGCCTTCGAGGCGGAGCGCCAGCACCGTCACCAGGCTGCCGACGAACGCGAAGAACGCGAGCATCCCGGCGATCTCGCTCCCGTTCCCGCTCAGCAGGCCGACCGTGACCGCGACGAGCATCAGGACGCCGACGAGCGGGGCGAGCAGCATCGTCAACACGTAGAACGGGAAGACGAACCGGTGGAGGTAGCGAGTGTCGTCAGAGACGAACACGTCGCGGTGTTTCCAGAGCACCTCCAGGTTGCCGCGGTTCCAGCGGAGGCGCTGGCGGTAGAGGTCGCGCCACGAGTACGGCGCTTCGGTCCACACCTTCGCCGTCGTGTGTTTGACCGTCCAGCCAGCCCGCAACACCTTGATGGTGAGGTCGAAGTCCTCGGTGAGCGTGTCCCCGTCGTACCCGCCAGCCTCGACGAGGGCCTCGCGACGGAACGCGCCGAGACAGCCCGGAACGACCGGGATGGCTCCGAAGAAGTCGAACGCGCGACGGAACGTGTTGATGCCGAGGATGTACTCCAGCGTCTGGATGCGGCTGACGCCGTTCCGGCGGTTGACGACCCGAACGTCGCTCGCGACCCCCCCGACCTCCTCGTCCTGGAACGTCGCGACGGCCGACGAGAGCGCGTCCTCCTGGACGAAGCTGTCGGCGTCCACCACGACGACGATGTCGCCGTCGGTGCGTTCGAGGCCGTAGTTCAGCGCCGCGTGCTTCCCCTCGTTGACCGTGCTGTGGACGGTGACCTGGCCGCCCGCGTAGGCGCGTGCCTCCTCGAACGTCCCGTCGGTGCTCCCGTCGTCGACGACCAGCACCTCGAACTTCTCCGCCGGGTAGTCGGAGTCCAGCAGGTGGTCGATACAGCGTCCCACGTACCCCTCCTCGTTGTAGGCCGGGACGAGGACCGAGACGGTTGGCAGCGACTCGGTCGGGCCGAGCGTCGCCTGCTCAGACCGGTGCTGGTAGACGGCGAGGGGCACGACGAACCAGAGGTAGAGGAAGAACGTCGCGAACGAGGCGAAGAAGACGGCGGCGAACACCGCTCCGGTCGAACTCGTCAGCCACGCGACCACGCCGACGGCGGCGATACTCACGACGCCGACCCACAGCGGGAGCCGCGGACCCGTGCCCGAGGCGGCCGCTCGCTGGAAGGCGAGCGTCGTCAGCACCGTCGACGCCGAGACGCCGACGACGACGACCCAGAACGCGCTGTCGACCGTCAACGCGTGCGCGTCGTGCAGCACCGTCGAGAGGACGACCACGATGCCGCCCGCCCCACAGAGCCACAGCGGTACGCGGAGGCCGAACACGCGGTCGAACGTCGGGCCCCACCGCCGGGAGGCGAGCAGCACCGCGCCGACGACGAGCGTGATCGCACCACAGCTCAGCAGTAGCCACGACGGGAGGAGGTACCCGCCGACGAGAGCCGAGCTCAGCACCAGAGCTACTCCCGATACGACGCCCGGCCTGGCGTACTCACGCACTCGTTCACCGGTCATCCGTCACCCCCGCGGAGGCGCCCGCCGTTCTCCCCACGGCGAGGTCCGGCACGCCCGGTGGCGACCGAGCGCGTCCGCTTCGACGGCTGCTGTTCGGTGACGACACCGGGAACCGTCGGGAGACGGTCGACTGCACGCTGATGGAATCCCCACATCTAGTGAGAGTCTCGATAGTCAGCGGCTTTGTTACGCTCAGTTTTTATTTCTCGCCTGATGATGTATGGTAATCAGCCCGAGGTTACTCCACCCTGCTCTGCGGATATCCTCGGAATAACGAGCCCTGTGGACGGTTATCGGTCGAATACTCCGGGCTATCTCGGCCATAACAATCCCCCTACACGTCGGACCGAACAGTATGGATAGGCGGACGTTCCTCAGTCTCGGGGGCGGCGTGCTCGGCGTGCTGGTGGGCGGTGCCCACCTCGGCGACGCGCTGTCGCGGCCGCGAGACGAGGACGAGGGAGGGAACACGACGGGTCCGTCCACGACGCCGTCGGCGACGGAGGCGACGGAGGCGACGGAACAGTCGACGACCGAGGAGAGGCAACCGACGGAGACACCGCCACGGTCGTTCGAACCACGGGACGGTGACCTCCTGCTCGGAACGAGTCCACAGACGCTGAACGTCTCGGCGCTGTCGGCCCTCGAACGCTGGCAGGGGGGACAGAACGCGGTCGTCGCGGTGTACGTCGACGTGGGGGCGTCCCGCGAGGACCTGCTCGGTTTCGCCGAGTCCGTGTTGACCTCCATCTGGGAACACGGGAACGTCCCGCACGTCATCTGGCAACCGTACGTCGACGGACGCGAGGGGACGCCGGAGACGATTCCACAGGACATCGCCGCTGGGGACCACGACCGACTGCTCGACCGCTGGGCTGACGTGCTCGAACGGTGGCTCCGCCCTCACGACGGACCGGAACGCCGACTCTACCTCAACTTCGCCCCGGAGATGAACGGCGACTGGGTCCCGTGGGACGACTCCGCTGGCGGGACGACCGCGGCGGACTACGCGGCGATGTACCGGCACGTCCACGACGTCGTCATGGCCCGCGACCTCACCGAGCGCCACGTCCAGTGGGTCTGGGCCGTCAACCACACCGGTCGCACCTCGTCGCCGCTCTCGGCGTTCTACCCCGGCGACGACTACGTCGACTGGTGTGGCGTCCACGGCTACAACTGGTCGAACTGGGGTGGCTGGAAGTCACCGGAGCGGGTGTACGGCCGGACGCTCGACGAACTCGCCGGCGTCAGCGACAAGCCCGTCCTCGTCTCGGAGTACGGCTGTTCGTCGGAGGTCGAGAGCGGGCACGACCCGGCGAAGAAGGGCGAGTGGATACGCGACGTGTTCGCGTACTTCCGAGAGCGAGGCGTCGGGATGGCGCTGTGGTTCAACCACGAGAAGGAGACCGACTGGGCGGTGTTCGGCGGGTCGCGAGGCACTGAGCGGGTGACCATCGACGGGACCACCTACGACGCCTACCGGGAGTACCGCGAGGCGGTCGGGGCGGACTGGGTGCTTCCCGCCTACCCGGACCACCCGCGACGGCTCACCGACGCCGAGTTCCGGGGGGCGTTCGACGAGGCGACCGTCGAGGTGGAGTGAGGAACGCGCCGGACGCGAACCGTCGAACCACCGTCAGGAGGGACGTCCGTTCCCGCGTGACAGTCTTCACGGAAGCCGATGGCTCTTTCCGGGCGGTGGCTGTACTGCCGGTGATGTGGCCATGGGGACACGCCGCGCTGGGCTATCTCGTCTACGCGATACTCCGCCGGGGACGCGGTCGCCCGTGGCCGCCGAGTGACGTCACGGCCATCGCGCTCGGTATCGGGACGCAGTTCCCAGACCTCGTCGACAAACCGCTGGCGTGGTCGCTCCACCTCCTCCCGTCGGGGCGCTCGCTGGCGCACTCGCTCATCACGACGACGCTCGTCGCCGTCGTGGTGCTCGCGCTCGCCCGCCGGTACGACCAGCGCGTGCCCGCCTGGGCGTTCGTCGTGGGCTACTACTCGCACCTCCTCGGTGACGCGCTCCTGCCGCTGTTACAGTTCGACACGGCGTTCCTCACCTTCCTCCTGTGGCCGCTCCGGCCACCGCCGCCCTACCAGATGGACTCGAACTTCATCGAACACTTCGTGAACTTCAGTCCGTCCGGGTTTACGCTGGTCGGGATGGCGCTGGCGCTGTCCACCATCGCGCTCTGGGTCACCGACGGCCTCCCGGGACTCGGCTGGCTGGCGAAGGAGCCGCGCCGTCCGACGAGCGACGACTGAGAGCCGGGTCGTGAGAACGGTCGACGGCAAGTGAAACGGCCCTCAGTCCTGGTTCCAGGGCGCCTCGTCGAAGTCGACGAGTCGCTCCTCGCGCTCGATGCCGTCGATGCGCTCGATATCCTCGTCGTCCAGGTCGAGGTCCTGCGCCTCGTAGTTCTCGCGGATGTGCTCCTCGCCGGTCGCCTTGGGGATGGCCACGACGTTCTCCTTGGCCAGGAGCCACGCGATGCTCACCTGCACCGGCGTCGCGTCGTGTTTCTCCGCGACCTCCTGCATCTCCTCGACCTCGTCGACCTTCCCGCGGGCGATGGGACAGTAGGCGACGAGCAGGTGGTCGTCCTCGACGGCGTACTCCTGCAGTTCCTCCTGCTGGAGCAGGGGATGCATCTCGACCTGATGGGCGAAGATCGGGGCGTCGAGGTGGTCGTTCGCCTCGTCGAGCTGGTCGGGAGTGAAGTTCGACAGGCCGACGTGTTCGATGGCGCCCTCCTCGCGGAGTTCGTCGAGCGCCGAGAGCGTCCCCTCGGGGTCGTACGTGTCCATCGGCCAGTGGACGTACATGAGGTCGATGGTGTCCACGTCAAGTCGCTCGGTGCTCTCCTCGGTCGTCTCCAGCACGTCGTCGTGCGCGCAGTTGTCCGTGTCGAGTTTCGAGGCGAGGAAGAGCTCCGAGCGGTCCACGTCCGCCTGAGCGATGCCGTCGCCGACCGCCGCCTCGTTGTCGTACATCTGGGCGGTGTCGACGTTACGGTAGCCCACGTCGAGCGCCGTCCGGACGCTCTCGGCGCACTGCTCGTGGTCCTCGTTCTGGTACGTCCCGAGACCGAACCGCGGCATCTCGTCCATACCCGAACCGGGGCCTCGTCGGTACTGAATTCCCGGGTACCGGAACCGATTGTGGGATGCGGGTCGTGAGCGTCGGTCGTCGGCCGGTCGGTCACTCGACGGGCGGGGTCAGGTCGGGTCGGGTCGACCCGACGAACCCCAGAGAGCGACCGCTACTCGGCGCTGGAGTCCGGCGAGGGCCCGGCGTGGGTTCGGCGAGAAACCGAGAGAACTGACTCCCTGGGCGGGGCTACCGGGAGTCGAGCGAACTGCTGCCTTTGACACGTTCCCCTTCTACGGGGAGTGGACCATCACGAGTCAGCCATATATGACTTTGGAAAATGTACTCCTTCTGAGAACAACGCGGCCTACCTACCGTCCGGGGCGACGACACGACTCGAACCGGTCGTCGGTCAGGAACACCTCGTCACCCCGGACCTCGACGTCGATAGGGCGCAGCGACTGCCCGCGACACGGACCGTGCGTGCAGAAGCCGTCGTCACAGTTGAAGCGCGCACCGTGGTTGTCACAGACCAACTGGCCACTGGCGACGAACGCGCCCATCCCCTTGTCGAGGCGGACGTCGGGTTCGTGGGGACAGGAGTTCTCCCACGCGATGACGGCGTCACCCTGCCGCTGTGCGATGCCCTCGACACCGCGTCGGCCCGCGAGCGCCTCGAAGCGGAGCGTCGTGCGCTCGGGGACGTCCGCCAGCGGCGCGAGGTGGAGCGGGTCGGTCGCCGTGTCGGAACCGGTTCCGGTGCGCGCCCGTCCCGCACTCGCCTCCTCGTCCGCACCCGCCGTGTCGTCGCTCCTCTCCTCGTCTGCACTCGTCGTGTCGTCGTTCACCTCCCCGTCCTCACGCGGGCCACCTCGCAGGCCGGTGACGTCGAACCGGAACGTGGCTCCGTCGACGCCGACCGACCCCTCGTCGTCGTAACAGCGCATCGACCGCTCCTCGTCGTCCGTCTCGACCGTCACTCTGACCGGGTCGTCCATCTCGGACGGTGGTTCGCCACGCCGGGGGATTACCGTGTCGAGTCACGCCCGAGCGGAATCGGTCGGCGGGCCAGTTCACGTCCGCAGTCTGACCGCCAGGAGCAGGCCCGTCGCCGCCAGCGTCGTCCCGCCGAGCAGCCCCCAGGCGAGTCCGTAGCCGCTCGTCTCGACCAGCAGGCCGAACAGCGGCGGGGCGACGAGCCCGCCAGTGTTGATGGCCGTCTGTCCGCCGGCCGTCGCCCCGCCGATGTCGTCGTCGGCGACGAGCGCCGAGAGACAGGCGTAGAACACGCCCGTCGCGCCGTGCATCGAGAGGCCGAGACAGACGAAGACGGCGACAACGACCGGCAGCGACCGGTCGCCGGTGGCGAGGACGGCGAGCAGCGCCGTGGCGACGGCCATCTGTCCCAGCGCGACGGTCGCCGCGCCCTTCGCCCCGCCCAGTCGGTCGGCGAGGGGCCCGGCACCGATACGGCCGACGCTGCCGGTGACCTGGGTCACCGCGAGGACGACGCCGCCGACGGCGGCGCTCGCACCCACCGCGTCCTGCACGTAGAGGACGGTGTAACCGAGCATGGAGAAGACGGACGCCCCGAGGAACAGCCCCGCGGCGACGAGGAGGACGTAGGCGCGGTTCGCCCGGAGTCCCGATACGTCCGGCAGGCTGAACTCGCCGGTTCCGGCCGACCCGTCGTAGAGGGCGACGAACCCGAGCGCGTACCCGCCCGCGAGGGCGGCGACGACCCAGAACCCGACTTGCCACGCCGCGACGGCGGCGACACCGGTGACGACGAGCGACGCCGCACCGCTCCCGACGGTGACGCCGACCTGCTTCAGCCCCATCGCGAGGCCCTGCCGACCGGGCGGCGAACTGGCGACGATGGCGCGGTTCGAGGCGGGCATCGCCGTCGAGTAAGCAGCACCCAGCACCGCGCCAGCACCGAGCAGGAGGCCGTACGACGGGGCGAGCGAGACGCAAATCGACGCGACGGCGAGCGCGACGAGGCCGAGGACCATCGTCCGTTTCTCGCCGAATCCGTCGACCGCCGCTCCGCTCGGGAAGAGGCCGACGGTGTACCCCAGCAGGGCGGCGGTGAGGAAGACGCCGACGAGCGACTCGGAGAGCGAGAACGCGTCCCGGATGACCCCGGTCGCGGCGAAGATGGTGTAGTAACAGAGGCTCGCGGCGGTCTGCCACCCGGCGACCGTCGCGACCGACCGCCACCCGCTCGACGCACGACCGACCTCCGACTCGGTTACCACTGCACGCCGGTCGGTGGCTAGGTGGGGTAAGGATGACGAGTCCGGCCGGTGGTTCCGCTATCGGTCTCTACCGTGCTATCGCGTTCTGTCGGCAGTGGAATCAGTGGAGGGGAGCGAGAAGAGAGAGGAGGGACGCGCTCACTTCTCGGCGGTGGCCGTCGACGGCGGGTCGTCGTACTTCGTCCTGAACTCCTGGATGAGCTGGCCCATCTTGGCGTACCAGTCGTTGAGCAGTCGCTGCATGTCGTCGGCCACCTCGTCGGCGGCGACCGGTTCGAACACGTGGTAGTAGCCGCCGTCCTCGTAGTTCACCTGCTCGCGCTGGACGAACCCGGCGTCGAGGAGGCGCTGGATGGAGCGGTAGGCGGTCGTCCGCTCCCGGTCGACGTTGTCTGCGACCTCGTCGACGGTCAGCGGCTCCGACGCGTCCACGAGCACGCCGAACACGTTCCGGTCGAGGTCCTTGAGACCGTGGAAACACTCCAGCAACCCCTCGCACTCCATGTCCTGCCGGAGCATCTCGTTCATCGAGTCGGGCATTCCTGTACCGACTGAGACGCTTCGCGCGAAAAAGCGTTGCGCAGTTCGTGAACGACTGCAGGACGCGGGGCGACTCGGACGGTCAGGTTGATTTGTCCCGCCGCCACAGTCCGCCCATGACCGTCGCAGACGACAGACGCCGCTCCGGGACGGGAGCATCGACGCCGACAGGTGACTGGCGAGACCCGGTGACGACCGATGAGTGAGGAGCGAGTGACGGCCATCGCCGAGCGGACCGGCCGACTGCTCGACGAGGTGAATCTGCAGGTCGAACAGTTCGACGCCGCGGACGAGCGGACCGCGTTCCTCGGCTACGTCGGCCACGCGGACGACCCGGAGGAGGTCTTGCGGGAGACCGCAGCACCGGTCGTCGGGGCGTTCGCGGCGGCCCTCGACGAACGGGACTGGCCCGAGGCCGTCGACGGCCTCGTGGTCCGGGCGTACGACCCGACCGAGGCCCCCCACAGGCGCGAGGGCGCGCTGGAGTGGGAGGTGTCGACGGCGCTCGCCGGACGGTACGCCGCCGGCGCTCCTGCCGAGGAACTGGACGAGTCCGACGATACGGAGTCACTCGAAGCGGTCGTCGCGGAAGCGGTCGGGACCGCCCGAATGCGCTACGCCGACGGCCGCGTCGAACCGCTGTCGCTCGGCGAGCGCTAATATACTCGTCCGGCGTCTCCACCGCTCGACCGTCGCTCTCCTCGGGGGACCTCACTCGGCCGTCTCTTCGCTCACTCCAGCGGGTAGCGTCGAACGCTCGACCCGAACAGCGAGCCGAGGTAGAGCGCTCCGTCGTGTGTTGTCGCGGACGTGACGCCGAACGTGTCGCCTCCGGGGTCGTGGAGGCTCTCGACGACGTCACCGTCCTCGTCGAGTCGGAGGACGAGGCCGTACGGCTCGACGTCGATCTCCGTCGCCGAGGCGGGGAGCTTCCCGAGCTGTCGAACCACCCACGGGTACTGGTGGAGCGTGTCGAGGACGTCCGCGCGGAGACTCGGGATGGCGACCCAGTACGTCCCGTCGTCGGCAACGTCGATGTTGTCCGGGAAACCGACGAGGTTCTCGGCGAACGGTTCTGCCTCGCCCGCTCGCTCGCCGTCCACCCAGTAGCGCGTGACGCGATACCGGGACGTCTCCGTGACGAGCAGGGAGTCGCCCGCCGGTCCCGGCACCACGCCGTTGGCGAACCCCAGTCCGTCGAGTTCGACGGTCGTCTCCCCCGTGTCGGGGTGGTAGGCGAGCAGTCGGCCCGTGTCCCGGAGCTCCCACAGTTCGTCCTCGAACCGCTCGTGGACAGTCGCGTCGGTGAAGTACACCGTCCCGTCCTCGGCGACGTGGACGTCGTCGGCGTACGCGATCTCCTGACCGCCCGCACTCGTCGCGAGCGCCGTCGCCTCGCCGTGGGGGGCGACCGAGAGCAGGCCCGCGTCCTCCCCGGCGACGAGCAGGTCGTCACCGTCGCCCTCGAACGTCAGTCCGAGTGGCCGCCCGTCGATGTGGGCGAACACCTCGACGGTGGCGTCCGTCGTCGAGTCGTCGACGGGGTCGGCCGTCCGGTAGACCCGGCCGTCGACCGCGCCCGTGTAGAGGCGTCCGTCGTCGTCGAACGCGACGTCCTCGGGGCCGCCGACGCTGACGACGGGGTCGAGCCCCGCGAGTTCGTCGTTGGCCGCCAGCGCTCCGCTCATGGCTGGA
This region of Halomarina salina genomic DNA includes:
- a CDS encoding SMP-30/gluconolactonase/LRE family protein, producing MVLGLLRRHPFVATGLVLGSAVALGRSRESRLDPAGWTPPTAPAMSGALAANDELAGLDPVVSVGGPEDVAFDDDGRLYTGAVDGRVYRTADPVDDSTTDATVEVFAHIDGRPLGLTFEGDGDDLLVAGEDAGLLSVAPHGEATALATSAGGQEIAYADDVHVAEDGTVYFTDATVHERFEDELWELRDTGRLLAYHPDTGETTVELDGLGFANGVVPGPAGDSLLVTETSRYRVTRYWVDGERAGEAEPFAENLVGFPDNIDVADDGTYWVAIPSLRADVLDTLHQYPWVVRQLGKLPASATEIDVEPYGLVLRLDEDGDVVESLHDPGGDTFGVTSATTHDGALYLGSLFGSSVRRYPLE